Proteins from one Pseudomonas grandcourensis genomic window:
- the csiR gene encoding DNA-binding transcriptional regulator CsiR has product MDSLTPKQNSAFSGYERLKQDIIRGVFKPGEKLLMSGLKERYDLGVGPLREALSQLVAEHLVVVISQKGYRVAPMSLKEMQDIYDARANLEAMIVGLAIERGDDAWEAQILAQSHTLSKVMDVKTREQVLDVWDERHKAFHTAIATGCGSKHLLQARGYLFDQAERYRHLWLTQTVFSEEALALKRKEHAALVEAILARDAPRASTMMRTHLMTPVPIIAEIMLVQGMGSAA; this is encoded by the coding sequence TTGGATAGCCTCACCCCCAAGCAGAACTCTGCATTCAGCGGGTATGAGCGACTCAAACAGGACATCATTCGCGGGGTCTTCAAGCCCGGAGAGAAGCTCCTCATGAGCGGGCTCAAGGAGCGTTATGACTTGGGGGTTGGCCCGCTGCGAGAGGCGCTTTCGCAATTGGTGGCCGAACATCTGGTGGTGGTGATCAGCCAGAAGGGCTACCGGGTCGCGCCCATGTCGTTGAAAGAAATGCAGGACATCTACGATGCCCGCGCCAACCTCGAGGCGATGATCGTAGGCTTGGCCATTGAGCGCGGTGACGACGCTTGGGAGGCGCAGATCCTTGCCCAGTCCCATACCCTCTCGAAAGTTATGGATGTCAAAACCCGAGAGCAGGTCTTGGATGTCTGGGACGAACGGCACAAGGCCTTCCACACGGCTATTGCCACCGGTTGTGGTTCAAAACACCTGTTACAGGCACGTGGCTATCTATTTGATCAGGCCGAACGCTACCGCCACCTTTGGCTGACCCAGACGGTTTTCTCCGAAGAAGCCCTGGCGTTGAAGCGCAAGGAACATGCTGCGCTGGTTGAAGCTATTCTGGCGCGCGATGCGCCACGGGCCAGCACCATGATGCGCACTCACCTGATGACGCCGGTACCGATCATCGCCGAGATTATGTTGGTGCAAGGAATGGGCAGTGCCGCGTGA
- a CDS encoding cyclase family protein gives MTAAVPKMDDFLKDAPSNWGKWGAEDEVGSLNYLTTQEVMRGVAHIKTGSVFTLQRMIGDPAGDPVWPGRTPAERTMVLDESSWDNDHGPCYPGGLHYADDKIDAFLQGSTQYDALGHLWYGGKIWNGYDARTTVGGLDKASVAPIGERGVVGRGVLLDMARHRGKRMLDKGETFTHMDLMACAEAQGHTIEPHDILIIRTNFLQAFYEQGEAFYDGFCEPGLTYSEELVRWFHDKEIPNLVTDTIANEVTTDPVSGVALPLHCALMRNLGIAFTEICDLEKLAESCAKDRQYTFLYVAAPLKVHRAAGSPVNPVVIK, from the coding sequence ATGACTGCTGCAGTTCCTAAGATGGATGATTTTTTGAAGGACGCTCCTTCTAACTGGGGCAAGTGGGGCGCGGAAGATGAAGTTGGCTCTCTGAATTACCTGACCACGCAAGAAGTCATGCGCGGGGTTGCGCATATTAAGACGGGAAGCGTATTTACTTTACAGCGTATGATCGGTGATCCCGCAGGCGATCCGGTTTGGCCAGGCCGTACCCCGGCGGAACGTACTATGGTTCTCGATGAGTCAAGCTGGGACAATGATCATGGCCCATGTTATCCCGGCGGGTTGCACTACGCTGATGACAAGATCGACGCGTTCCTGCAAGGCTCCACGCAATATGATGCGCTTGGCCACCTCTGGTACGGCGGGAAAATATGGAACGGCTACGACGCGCGAACAACTGTGGGTGGCCTCGACAAGGCCAGTGTCGCACCTATCGGCGAGCGAGGAGTGGTCGGGCGCGGCGTATTACTGGATATGGCACGGCATCGTGGCAAGCGTATGCTGGATAAAGGTGAGACATTCACTCACATGGATCTTATGGCGTGCGCAGAGGCTCAGGGCCATACGATCGAGCCCCACGATATCCTGATTATCAGGACTAACTTCCTTCAAGCTTTCTATGAGCAGGGCGAGGCGTTTTACGACGGATTCTGCGAGCCAGGCCTTACATATTCGGAGGAGCTTGTTCGATGGTTCCATGACAAGGAAATTCCAAACCTTGTCACCGATACCATCGCCAATGAGGTCACGACAGATCCAGTATCAGGTGTGGCTCTGCCACTACACTGCGCTTTGATGCGTAATCTTGGTATCGCCTTTACGGAGATCTGCGACCTGGAAAAACTAGCCGAAAGTTGCGCTAAAGACAGGCAGTATACTTTCCTTTATGTGGCAGCCCCGCTAAAAGTACATCGCGCTGCCGGATCACCGGTCAATCCGGTAGTGATCAAATAG
- a CDS encoding OprD family porin gives MLAPVVGTYVLGLALAASAFPAVAEGFLENAKANLTSRNFYINRNFTNPAYPQSKAEEWTQSFILDAKSGFTQGTVGFGVDVLGLYALKLDGGRGTANTQLLPVHDNGRPADDFGRLGVALKARLAKTELKVGEWMPVLPILRSDDGRALPQTFRGGQVTSQDIDGLTLYGGQFRGNSPRNDASMDDMSMTGRGGVTSDRFNFAGGEYSFNSKQTMIGLWNAELKDIYNQQFINLVHSQTVGSWVLGANLGYFIGKESGSERAGELDNKTASAMFSAKYGSSTFYLGLQKISGDNAWMRVNGTSGGTLANDSYNSSYDNAKERSWQLRHDFNFVGVGIPGLTLMNRYISGEDVHTATVSDGKEWGRESELAYVIQSGSLKNLSLKWRNSTLRRDYSSLEFDENRLIINYPFSAL, from the coding sequence ATGTTGGCACCTGTCGTCGGTACCTATGTCTTAGGGCTGGCGCTGGCCGCGTCTGCCTTTCCGGCCGTTGCCGAGGGCTTTCTCGAAAACGCCAAGGCGAACCTTACCTCGCGCAACTTCTACATCAACCGCAACTTTACCAACCCGGCTTACCCGCAGAGCAAGGCCGAGGAGTGGACTCAGAGTTTTATCCTCGACGCCAAGTCCGGCTTCACCCAGGGCACCGTGGGTTTTGGTGTGGACGTGCTGGGGCTGTATGCGCTCAAACTCGATGGTGGTCGCGGTACCGCCAACACCCAGTTGCTGCCAGTGCATGACAATGGCCGTCCAGCCGATGATTTCGGGCGACTGGGCGTGGCGTTGAAGGCTCGGCTGGCAAAAACTGAGCTGAAGGTCGGCGAATGGATGCCGGTACTGCCGATCCTGCGTTCCGATGACGGCCGCGCCCTGCCGCAAACCTTCCGCGGGGGCCAGGTGACTTCCCAGGATATCGACGGTTTGACCCTGTACGGTGGGCAGTTCCGCGGCAACAGTCCACGCAACGACGCGAGCATGGACGATATGTCGATGACCGGGAGGGGCGGGGTTACCTCCGATCGCTTCAACTTTGCCGGGGGCGAGTACAGCTTCAACAGCAAGCAAACCATGATTGGCCTGTGGAATGCCGAGCTCAAGGACATCTACAACCAGCAGTTCATCAACCTGGTGCACAGCCAAACAGTGGGTAGCTGGGTATTGGGCGCCAATCTTGGCTACTTCATCGGCAAGGAGAGCGGCAGCGAGCGGGCAGGGGAGCTGGACAACAAAACCGCCTCCGCCATGTTCTCGGCCAAGTATGGCAGCAGCACCTTTTACCTGGGCTTGCAGAAAATCAGCGGCGACAACGCCTGGATGCGGGTCAATGGCACCAGCGGCGGCACCCTGGCCAACGACAGCTACAACTCCAGTTATGACAATGCCAAGGAGCGGTCCTGGCAGTTGCGTCACGACTTCAACTTCGTTGGTGTGGGCATTCCCGGGTTGACCCTGATGAACCGCTACATCAGCGGTGAAGACGTACACACCGCGACTGTGAGTGACGGCAAGGAGTGGGGCCGGGAGAGTGAGTTGGCCTATGTGATCCAGAGTGGCAGCCTGAAAAACCTGTCGCTGAAATGGCGCAACAGCACCCTGCGTCGCGATTACAGCAGCCTGGAGTTCGACGAGAACCGTCTGATTATCAACTACCCCTTCTCGGCACTTTAA
- a CDS encoding iron-containing alcohol dehydrogenase — MNYEFRSVPRIVCEAGALHSVGKVFKDLGAQRVMLVCDPGIVSLGFAVKAQASLEVAGCAVTVFDQVVPDPSSAVVKEAAEQARQFKADGVLGLGGGSSLDAAKLVALLINSEQPLEELYGTDKALGQRVPLVLVPTTAGTGSEVTWVSVITDEQQRKQAVYSSQLMPDVAVLDPQLTLGLPARVTAATGLDAMVHAVEAYTSRTRKNPIADGLATTALGLLSANLRKVLANGQDVVARTAMLQGSLMAGMAFVNASVAAIHGLAYPLGARFHIPHGHANALVMAPVLRFNLSAAQSQYAELATYLLPGRHFEHEAEAAEAFVQAIEVLVADSGLETRLSKLGVDEPALTEMANSVVVNLRRLIDSNPRDMTEQDVEALYRSIF; from the coding sequence ATGAATTATGAATTCAGAAGCGTGCCGCGCATAGTCTGCGAAGCGGGCGCGTTGCACAGCGTGGGTAAGGTGTTCAAGGATCTCGGTGCGCAACGGGTGATGCTGGTGTGCGATCCTGGCATTGTCAGCCTGGGTTTTGCAGTTAAGGCCCAGGCCTCGCTTGAGGTGGCTGGCTGCGCAGTCACAGTGTTCGACCAAGTGGTTCCCGACCCTTCGTCCGCCGTGGTCAAAGAGGCCGCCGAGCAGGCCCGACAATTCAAGGCCGATGGCGTGCTGGGCCTCGGCGGCGGCAGTTCCTTGGACGCCGCCAAACTGGTGGCGTTGCTGATCAACAGCGAACAGCCTTTGGAGGAGTTGTATGGAACCGACAAAGCCCTGGGGCAGCGGGTGCCGCTGGTGTTGGTGCCGACCACGGCAGGCACCGGCTCTGAAGTGACTTGGGTCTCCGTCATCACTGACGAGCAACAGCGCAAGCAAGCGGTGTATTCGTCGCAACTGATGCCGGACGTGGCGGTGCTCGACCCGCAACTGACACTCGGACTGCCGGCCAGGGTCACCGCCGCCACCGGTTTGGATGCCATGGTGCATGCAGTCGAGGCCTACACCAGTCGCACACGCAAGAACCCGATTGCCGATGGCTTGGCCACCACCGCCTTGGGATTGCTGAGCGCCAACCTGCGCAAAGTATTGGCCAACGGTCAGGACGTGGTGGCGCGTACGGCGATGCTGCAAGGCTCGCTGATGGCGGGCATGGCCTTCGTCAACGCCTCGGTGGCGGCGATTCATGGGTTGGCCTATCCGCTAGGGGCACGCTTTCACATTCCCCACGGCCACGCCAATGCCCTGGTGATGGCGCCGGTACTGCGTTTCAACCTAAGCGCGGCGCAAAGCCAATATGCGGAGCTCGCGACGTACCTGTTGCCGGGCCGCCATTTCGAGCACGAAGCCGAGGCCGCCGAAGCCTTTGTTCAGGCAATTGAAGTGCTGGTGGCCGACAGTGGCCTGGAAACCCGGCTGTCGAAACTGGGAGTGGACGAACCCGCCCTCACCGAAATGGCCAACTCGGTGGTGGTGAACCTGCGTCGCCTGATCGACAGCAATCCCAGGGACATGACCGAGCAGGACGTAGAAGCCCTCTACCGCAGCATCTTCTAA
- a CDS encoding iron-containing alcohol dehydrogenase: MSTFNFETTPRVICEIDGALRLGSLCRELKAERVLLVSDPGLLRAGLLDAPLRALHEAGVEATLYSDVQADPPSESVQHAVDAARNCRAQAVIGLGGGSSLDTAKLVALLCGREQALESIYGINLAQGPRLPLIQVPTTAGTGSEVTAVAIVTTPSHEKKGVVSPLLYPDIALLDARLTVGLPAAVSAMTGIDAMVHAIEAYTSVHKKNVLSDGLAMQALRLLAGNLDRVLATPGDLPARSDMLLGSMLAGMAFANSPVAAVHALAYPLGGHFHVPHGLSNALVLVPVLNFNRPAAEALYAQLAAAVLPGQRFASEALACDAFVEFMTRLVGRMPFAQRLRDVGVTADDLDRLTDDAMKVERLLINNPRPVTRQDARAIYASVL; the protein is encoded by the coding sequence ATGTCGACATTTAACTTTGAAACCACGCCACGTGTGATCTGTGAGATCGATGGCGCGTTGCGCCTGGGCAGCTTATGCCGCGAGCTAAAGGCCGAGCGGGTATTGCTGGTCAGCGATCCGGGGTTGTTGCGCGCCGGTTTGCTCGATGCACCCTTGCGAGCCCTGCACGAAGCCGGGGTCGAAGCGACACTGTACAGCGATGTTCAGGCCGATCCACCGTCGGAATCGGTACAGCACGCGGTGGATGCCGCCCGTAACTGCCGTGCCCAAGCAGTGATCGGCCTGGGCGGTGGCAGCTCCCTGGACACCGCGAAGTTGGTAGCCTTGCTCTGTGGTCGCGAGCAGGCGCTGGAGTCGATCTACGGTATCAACCTGGCCCAAGGCCCGCGTTTGCCATTGATCCAGGTGCCGACCACGGCAGGGACGGGCTCGGAAGTGACGGCGGTAGCAATTGTCACCACTCCCAGCCATGAGAAAAAGGGCGTTGTCAGCCCATTGCTGTATCCGGATATCGCGCTGCTGGACGCCCGACTGACCGTCGGCCTGCCTGCAGCTGTCAGTGCCATGACCGGTATCGATGCCATGGTCCATGCCATCGAGGCTTACACCAGCGTGCACAAGAAGAATGTGCTGTCCGATGGCCTGGCAATGCAGGCGTTGCGCCTGCTGGCGGGTAATCTGGATCGGGTCCTGGCGACGCCTGGGGATTTACCGGCTCGCTCCGACATGCTTCTCGGCTCGATGCTAGCGGGCATGGCCTTTGCCAACTCGCCGGTGGCGGCGGTGCATGCCCTGGCGTACCCATTGGGCGGCCACTTCCATGTGCCCCACGGCTTGAGCAACGCCTTGGTGCTAGTGCCGGTGCTGAACTTCAATCGTCCGGCAGCCGAGGCGCTGTATGCGCAACTGGCGGCGGCAGTGCTGCCAGGGCAGCGCTTTGCCAGCGAGGCGTTGGCCTGCGATGCCTTTGTTGAGTTCATGACCCGGTTGGTGGGACGCATGCCGTTTGCCCAGCGGCTACGGGATGTGGGCGTGACTGCCGACGACCTGGATCGCCTGACCGATGACGCGATGAAGGTCGAGCGCCTGCTTATCAATAATCCGCGCCCGGTAACACGCCAAGATGCCCGCGCCATCTATGCCTCGGTGCTGTAA
- a CDS encoding ATP-binding cassette domain-containing protein, which translates to MSLEIRNLNVSIEGIPILNDVSLSIAPGQMVGLIGHNGAGKTTLIRAIMGLLPTDRGEMFFGGQDLRAQPAFTRAAAGISYLPEDRRLIPSLTVEENIMLPVWANKLADSKQRLDWVYSLIPEIAQFRDRKAMQLSGGQQKLVAMARALMPGNQLLILDEPFEGVAPVLSRRLSEVIAKLGQEGLCVLISESDDTHSADLVDALFRIERGSVTAG; encoded by the coding sequence ATGAGCCTGGAAATTCGCAATCTCAATGTATCGATTGAAGGTATACCGATCCTCAATGACGTCTCGCTGTCCATCGCCCCCGGGCAAATGGTCGGTCTGATCGGCCACAACGGTGCCGGTAAGACCACCTTGATTCGCGCCATCATGGGTTTGTTGCCCACGGACCGCGGCGAGATGTTTTTTGGCGGACAGGACCTGCGCGCGCAGCCGGCTTTTACTCGCGCAGCAGCGGGTATCAGCTACTTGCCCGAAGACAGACGCCTGATTCCGTCCCTGACCGTGGAAGAGAACATCATGCTGCCAGTGTGGGCCAACAAACTGGCCGACAGCAAACAGCGTTTGGACTGGGTCTATAGCCTGATTCCAGAGATCGCCCAGTTCCGTGACCGCAAGGCGATGCAGTTGTCCGGTGGTCAGCAGAAGCTGGTGGCCATGGCCCGGGCACTGATGCCGGGCAATCAACTGTTGATTCTGGACGAACCTTTCGAGGGCGTAGCGCCGGTCCTGTCCCGGCGTTTAAGCGAGGTGATTGCCAAGCTGGGCCAGGAAGGCCTGTGCGTGTTGATCTCTGAATCCGATGACACACATTCTGCCGACCTGGTCGATGCGTTGTTTCGCATCGAGCGCGGCAGCGTGACAGCAGGGTAG
- a CDS encoding ABC transporter ATP-binding protein: MTCILETQGLCKEFGAVTAAKDVNVRINKGEVVGVIGSNGAGKTTFINMVTGYLKPSRGEILFNNQSIIGRTPRAITRSGMARSFQVAQLFPQLSVLDNLLIAVAAAESPFPALLVPMRSASRIARADAILVEFGIPQWRDTLVTAVPQGVRKLIDIAMALIGDPQMLLLDEPTSGVSAEEKTALMDTVMRVVAEHQVTVLFVEHDMDVVRRYVSRILAFYSGEVLADGAPEDVLANARVQEFVTGGAKAHDKAQRSAVK; encoded by the coding sequence ATGACCTGCATTCTCGAAACCCAGGGTCTGTGCAAGGAGTTCGGCGCCGTCACTGCAGCCAAGGACGTCAATGTGCGGATCAACAAAGGGGAAGTGGTCGGTGTGATCGGCTCCAATGGTGCCGGCAAGACCACTTTTATCAATATGGTCACAGGTTACTTGAAGCCGAGTCGGGGCGAGATCCTGTTCAATAACCAGTCGATCATTGGTCGCACGCCTCGAGCGATTACCCGCTCGGGCATGGCCCGCTCGTTCCAGGTCGCCCAACTGTTTCCGCAATTGAGCGTGCTAGACAACCTGCTGATTGCGGTGGCGGCGGCCGAAAGCCCGTTTCCAGCGCTGCTTGTGCCTATGCGCAGCGCCTCACGGATTGCCCGTGCCGACGCCATTCTTGTCGAGTTCGGCATACCGCAATGGCGTGACACTCTGGTCACCGCGGTACCGCAGGGGGTGCGCAAACTCATCGATATTGCCATGGCGTTGATTGGTGATCCGCAGATGTTGCTGCTCGACGAACCCACCAGCGGCGTTAGCGCCGAAGAGAAAACCGCGCTGATGGACACCGTGATGCGCGTCGTTGCCGAGCATCAAGTAACCGTGCTGTTCGTCGAGCATGACATGGACGTGGTACGTCGCTATGTGTCGCGCATTCTCGCGTTCTACAGCGGTGAAGTCCTGGCCGACGGCGCCCCGGAAGACGTCTTGGCCAATGCCCGGGTGCAGGAGTTCGTCACTGGCGGCGCCAAAGCCCACGACAAGGCGCAAAGGAGTGCCGTGAAATGA
- a CDS encoding branched-chain amino acid ABC transporter permease, translating to MRMDKTELILLAVAALLAAGGWIAPQWLVFLLTMALAKAMVVQGVVMQMRAGLVTFGQGLFFCVGGYAVGMSGHFLNITDLVVLLVIGVGVAVLLAMILGLLMTRYREIFFAMLSLAFSMILYGVLVKSSALGSTDGFNVKAWTLFGWSPAAGQGPLVLFMIIVASSTVLAVLLHRYSRSNAGMMCEAIRENEVRVEYLGQSPRWVLYMNYVAAAAVSALGGGFMALSAGHIDPEMAYWITSGEFVFIALLGGTAHVAAPFIAAIVFAVVRTYAIELVPHSWQMILGFTLLAIIVFLPKGLWSLFTGNARRAKA from the coding sequence ATGCGCATGGATAAAACAGAACTGATTCTGCTGGCGGTTGCAGCGCTGCTGGCCGCCGGTGGCTGGATTGCTCCGCAATGGCTGGTGTTTTTGCTGACCATGGCGTTGGCCAAGGCCATGGTAGTGCAAGGCGTGGTGATGCAGATGCGCGCCGGTCTGGTGACCTTTGGCCAGGGCTTGTTCTTCTGCGTTGGCGGCTATGCCGTGGGCATGAGTGGGCATTTCCTAAATATCACCGACCTAGTCGTGTTGCTAGTGATCGGCGTTGGCGTCGCGGTTTTATTGGCGATGATTCTAGGCCTGCTGATGACCCGCTATCGGGAGATTTTCTTCGCCATGCTGTCGTTGGCGTTCTCGATGATCCTCTATGGCGTGCTGGTGAAAAGCTCGGCCCTGGGCAGTACTGACGGCTTCAACGTCAAGGCCTGGACCCTGTTTGGCTGGTCGCCAGCCGCAGGGCAAGGACCGCTGGTTTTGTTCATGATCATTGTTGCCAGTTCGACGGTGCTGGCTGTGTTGCTGCATCGCTATAGCCGCAGCAATGCCGGGATGATGTGTGAAGCAATTCGTGAAAACGAAGTGCGTGTCGAATACCTCGGGCAGTCCCCACGCTGGGTGCTGTACATGAACTACGTAGCCGCCGCAGCCGTTTCGGCATTGGGCGGTGGTTTCATGGCCTTGTCCGCCGGGCATATCGATCCGGAAATGGCCTACTGGATCACCTCCGGTGAGTTCGTGTTCATCGCCTTACTCGGCGGCACCGCCCACGTGGCGGCACCCTTTATCGCCGCCATCGTGTTTGCCGTGGTGCGCACTTACGCCATCGAACTGGTGCCCCATAGCTGGCAGATGATTCTGGGCTTCACCTTACTGGCGATCATCGTGTTCCTACCCAAGGGCTTGTGGAGCCTGTTTACCGGTAACGCTAGGAGGGCTAAAGCATGA
- a CDS encoding branched-chain amino acid ABC transporter permease, translated as MMSLFAVLIDGTIYASWLFLVAAGLTVIYGVMRILNMAHGSFYAIGAYTAASLVGWYFNNGIGPVWAGYLLMLGCALVAGLIVGLIIERGLLKFMYGRDEVLMVIITYALLLVLEDTMKMIWGVNPYFAYQPYAEMGRSALAGLKVSNYDLMLVGVSLVLGLGLYLWLERTNQGKVLRAVIHDREVAMAMGVNVKRMFTLVFVLGTMLGTLAGALTAPAISVAPGIGVEIIVLAFAVVVIGGMGSIEGAAVGALLVGLSRAAAVHYAPEFELFVIYGVMALVLAVRPQGLFGRVLARKI; from the coding sequence ATGATGAGTCTTTTCGCGGTGCTGATTGACGGCACCATCTATGCCTCGTGGCTGTTTTTGGTCGCGGCAGGGTTGACGGTGATCTACGGGGTCATGCGGATCCTGAACATGGCCCATGGCAGTTTTTATGCCATTGGCGCCTACACCGCAGCTTCGCTGGTGGGCTGGTATTTCAATAACGGTATTGGCCCGGTCTGGGCCGGTTACCTACTGATGCTTGGCTGTGCCCTGGTTGCTGGGCTGATCGTTGGCCTGATTATCGAGCGCGGGCTGCTCAAGTTTATGTACGGCCGAGACGAAGTGCTGATGGTGATCATCACCTACGCGCTGCTGCTGGTGTTGGAAGACACCATGAAAATGATCTGGGGCGTGAACCCCTATTTCGCCTATCAACCCTATGCCGAAATGGGCCGTAGCGCCTTGGCCGGGCTGAAGGTTTCCAATTACGACCTGATGCTGGTAGGCGTTTCGCTGGTGCTTGGACTCGGCTTGTACCTGTGGCTGGAACGCACCAACCAGGGCAAGGTCCTGCGGGCTGTGATCCACGACCGTGAAGTGGCTATGGCCATGGGCGTCAACGTCAAGCGCATGTTCACCCTGGTCTTTGTGTTGGGCACCATGCTCGGCACCTTGGCCGGTGCCTTGACCGCTCCGGCTATTTCCGTAGCGCCGGGTATCGGCGTGGAAATTATCGTCCTGGCCTTCGCCGTGGTGGTGATTGGTGGCATGGGCAGTATCGAAGGAGCAGCGGTAGGCGCCTTGCTAGTAGGGCTGAGCCGTGCGGCGGCGGTGCACTATGCGCCGGAATTCGAACTCTTTGTGATTTACGGCGTCATGGCGCTGGTTCTGGCGGTACGTCCGCAAGGCCTGTTCGGCCGCGTGTTAGCGAGGAAAATCTGA
- a CDS encoding ABC transporter substrate-binding protein, translated as MNNYKKNILKHRLTLAITAGVALSMGSSAMAAENGKFRIGVVTFLSGPAAGPFGEPSANAAKLLVEGLNQGKLPAPYNTIGINGAEIEVVIIDEAGGAAKQVEEFRNLVQRQKVDAVVGYISSGDCLAIAPVAEELGAMTVFYDCGTSQLFNEDKTPQFVFRTGLDAVVDNIGAARYLTKTRPDAQKVAGIQQNYAFGQDSWKDFTHSMEQLMPKAKVVESQMPKVFQGQYGAEISALSVKRPDIIHSSFWGGDMEALVLQANARGLLEDATAVLTCGESALDRYKDQAPNGMVIGGRGPFGAFAPDNELNRWFKDKYQTAYNSAPTYPASKMAQAILGLKHAAESAKVEQGKIPAPQEIAKAFKGATFESVSGTVQMARAGGHQAMQGISYGEYQFDKASKTGSVQNVIAFSGECVTPPDGTPALEWIKAGFPGAQCN; from the coding sequence ATGAACAATTATAAGAAAAACATACTGAAGCACCGTTTGACCCTCGCTATTACCGCTGGCGTGGCCCTGTCCATGGGCTCCTCGGCCATGGCTGCCGAGAACGGTAAGTTTCGTATCGGCGTGGTGACTTTCCTATCGGGCCCAGCAGCCGGGCCGTTCGGTGAGCCGTCCGCGAACGCCGCCAAATTGCTGGTGGAAGGGCTAAACCAAGGCAAGCTCCCGGCGCCTTACAACACCATTGGTATCAACGGTGCCGAAATCGAGGTGGTGATCATCGACGAAGCGGGAGGCGCGGCTAAACAGGTCGAAGAGTTCCGTAACCTGGTGCAGCGCCAGAAGGTCGATGCAGTGGTGGGCTACATTTCCTCCGGTGACTGCCTGGCCATTGCGCCTGTGGCCGAAGAGCTGGGGGCCATGACCGTGTTTTACGATTGCGGCACTTCTCAGCTGTTCAATGAAGACAAGACACCGCAGTTTGTGTTCCGCACCGGCCTTGATGCGGTCGTGGACAATATCGGTGCCGCCCGTTACCTGACCAAGACCCGCCCCGACGCGCAGAAAGTTGCCGGCATCCAGCAGAACTACGCCTTTGGACAAGACAGCTGGAAAGACTTCACCCACTCCATGGAGCAGTTGATGCCCAAGGCCAAGGTGGTCGAGTCGCAGATGCCCAAGGTCTTCCAGGGTCAATACGGCGCCGAGATTTCCGCTCTGTCGGTCAAGCGCCCAGACATCATCCACTCCAGCTTCTGGGGCGGCGACATGGAAGCGCTTGTGTTGCAAGCCAATGCCCGTGGATTGTTGGAAGACGCCACCGCGGTCCTGACCTGCGGCGAGTCCGCCCTGGACCGCTACAAGGACCAGGCTCCCAACGGCATGGTCATAGGTGGCCGTGGCCCGTTTGGTGCGTTCGCGCCAGATAACGAACTCAATCGCTGGTTCAAGGACAAGTACCAAACCGCGTACAACTCCGCGCCAACTTACCCGGCGAGCAAAATGGCCCAAGCCATTCTCGGCCTCAAGCACGCAGCGGAAAGCGCCAAGGTTGAACAGGGCAAGATCCCCGCGCCGCAGGAGATCGCCAAGGCGTTCAAGGGCGCGACCTTTGAGTCGGTGTCCGGCACGGTGCAAATGGCTCGCGCCGGGGGGCATCAGGCGATGCAGGGCATTTCCTATGGCGAGTACCAATTCGACAAGGCGAGCAAGACAGGCAGCGTGCAAAACGTCATCGCCTTCTCCGGCGAATGCGTGACTCCACCAGACGGCACTCCCGCCCTGGAATGGATCAAGGCTGGCTTCCCCGGTGCCCAGTGCAACTGA